In a genomic window of Ralstonia nicotianae:
- a CDS encoding IS5 family transposase, producing the protein MWKKEDREREAKLARKTKRYPSDLTDIEWAAVQPLLPRAAVRGRRRECDLREVVNALRYLVRAGCGWRMLPHDFPPWQTVYWWFRRLMRRFLFRTLHDVALMLDRELAGRQPCPSAGVIDSQTVKAPSADKRGYDAAKKIVGRKRHIAVDTDGRLLMVNLTSADIADSTGALAVLEAVKKRWPGVKHLFADGAYDRTALMDRAATLDFVVEVVRRHEQQTGFAVLPRRWVVERTFGWMVRWRRLVRDYEQRADVSEAMIHIAMSGLLLRRIAHR; encoded by the coding sequence ATGTGGAAAAAAGAAGATCGAGAGCGTGAGGCGAAGCTGGCTCGCAAGACCAAGCGTTACCCGAGCGACCTGACGGATATCGAATGGGCCGCTGTGCAGCCGCTGCTGCCACGCGCGGCCGTGCGAGGCCGGCGTCGGGAGTGCGACTTGAGGGAGGTGGTCAACGCGCTGCGGTACCTGGTGCGGGCGGGCTGCGGCTGGCGCATGCTGCCCCATGACTTCCCGCCGTGGCAGACCGTGTATTGGTGGTTTCGTCGGCTCATGCGCCGCTTCCTGTTCCGCACGCTGCACGACGTGGCGCTGATGTTGGACCGGGAGTTGGCTGGGCGGCAGCCGTGCCCGAGTGCGGGCGTCATCGACAGCCAGACAGTCAAAGCGCCCTCGGCCGACAAGCGTGGCTACGACGCGGCCAAGAAAATCGTCGGGCGCAAGCGGCATATCGCGGTGGACACGGATGGACGGCTGCTGATGGTGAACCTGACGTCGGCGGATATTGCCGATAGCACGGGGGCGCTGGCGGTGCTGGAAGCGGTGAAGAAACGCTGGCCGGGTGTGAAACACCTGTTCGCAGACGGCGCCTACGACCGCACGGCGCTGATGGACAGGGCCGCGACCCTCGACTTCGTGGTTGAGGTGGTGCGCCGGCACGAGCAGCAAACGGGCTTTGCCGTTCTGCCGCGCCGCTGGGTGGTCGAGCGCACCTTTGGGTGGATGGTTCGCTGGCGCCGACTCGTACGCGACTACGAGCAGCGCGCGGACGTCTCGGAAGCCATGATTCATATCGCGATGAGCGGCTTGCTACTGCGCAGAATCGCTCATCGTTGA
- a CDS encoding DJ-1/PfpI family protein, with protein sequence MHIAILTFEGYNELDSLIALGVLNRVKKPGWRVSIACPTERVRSMNGVVIESQASLEEASAADAVIVGSGMQTREVVADKALMARLQLDPSRQLLGAQCSGTLVLAKLGLLDGVPACTDLITKPWVQEAGIDVLNQAFFARGNVATAGGCLASHYLAAWIIARLEGSEAAESALHYVAPVGEKDDYVSRGMRHITPYLPRERATA encoded by the coding sequence ATGCATATCGCCATCCTCACCTTCGAGGGCTATAACGAACTCGACTCACTCATCGCGCTCGGTGTGCTCAACCGCGTCAAGAAACCGGGCTGGCGCGTATCCATCGCGTGCCCCACCGAGCGAGTTCGCTCGATGAACGGTGTCGTGATCGAATCGCAGGCCTCCCTGGAAGAGGCCAGCGCGGCCGATGCGGTCATCGTGGGCAGCGGCATGCAGACGCGCGAAGTCGTCGCCGACAAGGCGCTGATGGCACGGTTGCAACTCGACCCGTCACGGCAGCTGCTGGGGGCGCAGTGTTCCGGCACCCTCGTCCTGGCCAAGCTTGGACTGCTTGATGGTGTACCAGCATGTACCGACCTGATTACCAAGCCGTGGGTCCAGGAAGCGGGCATCGACGTACTGAACCAGGCTTTCTTTGCCCGGGGAAATGTCGCCACCGCCGGTGGTTGCCTGGCGTCGCACTATCTTGCGGCCTGGATCATCGCCCGCCTGGAGGGAAGCGAAGCAGCGGAAAGCGCGCTTCACTACGTTGCCCCGGTGGGAGAGAAAGACGACTACGTATCGCGAGGGATGCGGCACATCACACCGTACCTGCCCAGGGAACGGGCAACCGCTTGA
- the cynS gene encoding cyanase, giving the protein MNRLTVTEKIIAAKVSSGIKWSDVAAKVGLSKEWVTAACLGQMTLSKEQADVLAKVFGLTEEETKWLTITPYRGSLPTSVPTDPLIYRFYELVSVYGTTFKELIHEAFGDGIMSAIDFRMDLQRENDPNGDRVNIVMSGKFLPYKPY; this is encoded by the coding sequence ATGAACCGCCTCACCGTTACCGAAAAGATCATTGCCGCCAAGGTGTCCTCGGGGATCAAGTGGTCAGACGTCGCCGCCAAGGTTGGACTCAGCAAGGAATGGGTCACCGCCGCCTGCTTAGGGCAAATGACGCTGAGCAAGGAGCAGGCGGACGTTCTCGCGAAGGTCTTCGGACTGACCGAAGAGGAAACCAAGTGGCTGACCATCACACCGTACAGAGGCTCCCTGCCTACGTCAGTCCCGACCGACCCGCTCATCTACCGCTTCTACGAACTTGTCAGCGTCTACGGCACCACCTTCAAGGAACTCATTCACGAAGCGTTCGGCGACGGCATCATGAGCGCCATCGACTTCCGGATGGACCTGCAGCGCGAGAACGATCCGAATGGCGACCGCGTGAACATCGTCATGAGCGGCAAGTTTCTCCCTTACAAGCCCTACTGA
- the soxB gene encoding thiosulfohydrolase SoxB, whose translation MNRREFVQALAVAAAAGLHLTDARAADTSRYDLPRFGNVHLLHFTDCHAQLLPIEYREPSVNLGVAQWTGQPPHLVGRALLERYGIAPGSRAAHAFTALDFTEAARRFGRMGGFAHLATLVKRLRATRPDALLLDGGDTWQGSATSLWTRGQDMIDAALLLGVDVMTPHWELTYGAERVRHVVDHDFRNKVAFVAQNIQTADFGDPVFDPYVLRELNGVPVAIIGQAFPYTPIAHPADFTPDWTFGIQEARLQERVDEARGKGARVVVLLSHNGMDVDLKLASRVRGIDAILGGHTHDAVPAPVRVSNPGGTTLVTNAGSNGKFVGVLDLDVRGGTVRDLRYTLLPVFADLLPPDPAMAALIERVRAPYRDKLGEVLAVNRDLLYRRGNFNGTFDQLIVDGLMQAQGAEIAFSPGFRWGTTLLPGEPLTLEALMAQTAITYPATTLTDMTGATIKTILEDVADNLFNPDPYYQQGGDMVRTGGLRYAIDPTQPIGRRITDLRLDDQPLDADRRYKVAGWAAVSAEARRTAGRPVWDVLADWLRDQHEVTARPLNTPHIVGVAGNPGIDTERG comes from the coding sequence ATGAACCGCCGCGAATTCGTCCAGGCGCTGGCCGTGGCCGCCGCCGCAGGCCTGCACCTGACCGACGCCCGCGCCGCCGACACCAGCCGCTACGACCTGCCGCGCTTCGGCAACGTCCACCTGCTGCACTTCACCGACTGCCACGCACAGCTGCTGCCCATCGAATACCGCGAGCCCAGCGTCAACCTGGGCGTGGCGCAATGGACCGGCCAGCCGCCGCACCTGGTCGGCCGCGCGCTGCTCGAGCGCTACGGCATCGCGCCGGGTTCGCGCGCGGCGCACGCCTTCACCGCGCTCGACTTCACCGAGGCGGCGCGCCGTTTCGGCCGCATGGGCGGCTTCGCGCACCTGGCCACGCTCGTCAAGCGCCTGCGCGCCACGCGCCCGGACGCGCTGCTGCTCGACGGCGGCGACACCTGGCAGGGCTCGGCCACCTCGCTGTGGACGCGCGGCCAGGACATGATCGACGCCGCGCTCCTGCTCGGCGTGGACGTCATGACGCCGCACTGGGAGCTGACCTACGGCGCCGAGCGCGTGCGCCACGTGGTCGACCACGACTTCAGAAACAAGGTCGCCTTCGTCGCCCAGAACATCCAGACCGCCGACTTCGGCGACCCGGTGTTCGACCCCTACGTGCTGCGCGAACTGAACGGCGTGCCGGTCGCCATCATCGGCCAGGCGTTTCCGTACACGCCCATCGCGCATCCGGCCGATTTCACGCCGGACTGGACCTTCGGCATCCAGGAAGCGCGGCTGCAGGAGCGGGTGGACGAAGCGCGCGGCAAGGGCGCCCGGGTGGTCGTGCTGCTGTCGCACAACGGCATGGACGTCGACCTGAAGCTGGCTTCGCGGGTGCGCGGCATCGACGCCATCCTCGGCGGCCACACGCACGATGCGGTGCCGGCGCCGGTGCGCGTATCCAACCCCGGCGGCACCACGCTGGTGACCAACGCCGGCTCCAACGGCAAGTTCGTCGGCGTGCTGGACCTCGACGTGCGCGGCGGCACCGTGCGCGACCTGCGCTACACGCTGCTGCCCGTCTTCGCCGACCTGCTGCCCCCCGACCCGGCCATGGCCGCGCTGATCGAGCGCGTGCGCGCCCCGTACCGGGACAAGCTCGGCGAAGTGCTCGCCGTCAACCGCGACCTGCTGTACCGGCGCGGCAACTTCAACGGCACCTTCGACCAGCTCATCGTCGACGGCCTGATGCAGGCGCAGGGCGCCGAGATCGCCTTTTCGCCCGGCTTCCGCTGGGGCACCACGCTGCTGCCCGGCGAGCCGCTGACCCTGGAAGCGCTGATGGCCCAGACCGCCATCACCTACCCGGCCACCACGCTCACCGACATGACCGGCGCCACCATCAAGACCATCCTGGAAGACGTGGCCGACAACCTGTTCAACCCCGACCCGTACTACCAGCAGGGCGGCGACATGGTGCGTACCGGCGGCCTGCGCTACGCCATCGACCCCACCCAGCCCATCGGCCGCCGCATCACCGACCTGCGCCTGGACGACCAGCCGCTCGATGCTGACCGCCGCTACAAGGTCGCCGGCTGGGCCGCCGTCTCCGCCGAAGCCCGCCGCACCGCCGGCCGCCCCGTGTGGGACGTGCTGGCCGACTGGCTGCGCGACCAGCACGAAGTGACCGCCCGGCCGCTGAATACACCGCACATCGTCGGCGTAGCGGGCAATCCCGGAATCGACACGGAGCGCGGTTGA
- a CDS encoding aminotransferase-like domain-containing protein: protein MAHARYKQLVDAFAADIRAGRLPPGTRLPTHRQLAAKEGLALVTATRVYAELEAMGLISGEAGRGTFVRETALPPGLGIDQHAVAAGMVDLSFNYPSLPGQAELLRTALRQLASSGDLEALLRYQPHGGRQHERAAVARHLPCRGLTVDAEQVLIVNGAQHGLAVTVMALLQPGDVVAADALTYPGFKVLAEAHRLELASVPATSQGPDLDALERLCKSRRVRAVYTMPTLHNPLGWVMSARWRQQLVAIARRYGLLIIEDAAYAFLAEKAAAPLAALAPETTVYVSGLSKSVATGLRVGFVAAPAQWVPAIERAIRATTWNTPGVMTAIACGWLDDGTVTRLEAEKRRDAEIRQSMASRVLAGLQCVRHPSSYFLWLPLGEEVRADQIAMALMREHVSVSTAEPFATSVHVPHAIRLALGSVELDALQDALEKVKRVVGAYSY, encoded by the coding sequence ATGGCTCACGCCCGGTACAAACAGTTGGTTGACGCATTTGCGGCGGATATCCGCGCCGGGCGCTTGCCGCCGGGTACGCGCTTGCCGACCCACCGGCAACTCGCTGCCAAGGAGGGCCTGGCCCTGGTGACCGCGACGCGGGTCTATGCGGAGCTCGAGGCCATGGGCCTAATCAGCGGGGAGGCCGGCCGGGGCACTTTTGTCCGGGAGACCGCGTTGCCTCCCGGCCTGGGTATCGACCAGCACGCAGTTGCCGCAGGGATGGTGGATCTCAGCTTCAACTATCCGTCGCTGCCGGGTCAGGCCGAGTTGCTGCGAACCGCTTTGCGCCAGCTCGCGTCCTCCGGTGACTTGGAGGCTCTGCTGCGCTACCAACCTCATGGTGGACGCCAGCATGAGCGGGCTGCGGTGGCGCGCCATCTCCCATGCCGGGGGCTGACCGTCGATGCGGAGCAGGTGCTGATCGTCAACGGCGCGCAGCATGGGCTGGCGGTGACGGTCATGGCCCTACTGCAGCCCGGCGACGTGGTCGCGGCCGATGCGTTGACCTACCCGGGCTTCAAAGTGCTGGCTGAAGCGCATCGCCTTGAGCTGGCATCGGTTCCGGCAACCAGCCAGGGGCCTGACCTGGACGCGCTGGAGCGGCTGTGCAAAAGCCGTCGGGTGCGTGCGGTGTATACGATGCCGACGCTGCACAACCCACTGGGATGGGTGATGAGCGCACGCTGGCGGCAGCAGTTGGTCGCGATCGCGCGCAGGTACGGGCTTCTCATCATCGAAGACGCGGCCTATGCCTTCCTCGCAGAGAAAGCCGCCGCGCCATTGGCCGCACTCGCGCCTGAGACGACTGTGTACGTCTCGGGACTTTCCAAGAGCGTGGCCACCGGGCTGCGCGTCGGATTCGTCGCGGCCCCTGCTCAATGGGTGCCCGCGATCGAGCGAGCGATCAGGGCGACCACCTGGAACACGCCCGGCGTGATGACCGCGATTGCCTGTGGGTGGCTCGACGACGGGACTGTCACCCGGCTTGAAGCAGAGAAGCGCCGCGATGCGGAAATTCGGCAATCCATGGCCAGTCGTGTCCTGGCTGGGCTTCAATGCGTCCGTCATCCATCATCCTATTTTCTCTGGCTCCCATTGGGGGAAGAGGTTCGAGCAGATCAGATCGCGATGGCGCTCATGCGCGAGCACGTCTCGGTGTCGACCGCTGAGCCGTTTGCAACGTCTGTCCACGTGCCGCATGCGATCCGCCTGGCGCTCGGATCCGTCGAGCTGGACGCGCTCCAGGACGCGTTGGAAAAGGTGAAGCGGGTTGTTGGCGCGTACTCGTATTAA
- a CDS encoding cupin domain-containing protein, whose amino-acid sequence MSIHVFQAATRQQLTDLKIPDTIAFLDDLGSSGQEHAPITAGLFRMGQGQPMPYTYAFDEFKLILEGEMTVTEASGTVHELKAGDLIQFSAGTRVNFSSRSSGLAFYVAQR is encoded by the coding sequence ATGAGTATTCATGTGTTCCAAGCCGCCACGCGTCAGCAACTCACCGATCTGAAGATCCCCGACACCATTGCGTTTCTTGATGACTTGGGATCATCCGGCCAGGAACATGCACCGATTACGGCCGGACTGTTTCGGATGGGTCAAGGACAGCCGATGCCCTATACCTACGCGTTCGATGAATTCAAGCTCATTCTTGAAGGCGAGATGACGGTCACCGAAGCGAGTGGGACGGTCCACGAACTGAAAGCTGGCGACCTGATCCAGTTCTCCGCCGGCACCAGGGTCAACTTCTCGTCGCGCTCCAGCGGCCTGGCGTTCTACGTTGCCCAGCGCTGA
- a CDS encoding TlpA family protein disulfide reductase — translation MRTVRRIRGWLAATLVPMALAAGAAHAVEVGDAVTLPDLQLLDGTRVPSESWRGHPVVIATWASWCPYCALQNPRLQKLYDATRGTGLRVLTISIDANPRLAGDYIAKRGFTFPVTMESDALCAATGPRKGLPELLVLDADGRVVQKATGEMLEDDIADLARYAHGTQAPAR, via the coding sequence ATGCGGACGGTGCGGCGGATCCGGGGTTGGCTGGCGGCCACGCTGGTGCCGATGGCGCTGGCGGCCGGCGCCGCGCACGCCGTGGAGGTCGGCGATGCCGTCACGCTGCCCGACCTCCAACTGCTCGACGGCACCCGCGTGCCGAGCGAATCGTGGCGCGGGCATCCGGTCGTCATCGCGACCTGGGCATCGTGGTGCCCGTACTGCGCGCTGCAGAACCCGCGCCTGCAGAAGCTCTACGACGCCACGCGCGGCACCGGCCTGCGCGTGCTCACCATCAGCATCGACGCCAACCCGCGGCTGGCCGGCGACTACATCGCCAAGCGCGGCTTCACCTTCCCGGTGACGATGGAGTCCGACGCGCTGTGCGCCGCCACCGGCCCGCGCAAGGGGCTGCCCGAACTGCTGGTGCTCGACGCCGACGGCCGCGTGGTGCAGAAGGCAACCGGCGAGATGCTCGAAGACGACATCGCCGACCTGGCCCGCTACGCCCACGGCACGCAGGCCCCGGCCCGATGA
- the soxX gene encoding sulfur oxidation c-type cytochrome SoxX encodes MRPRMFRSTLILALACVAGTAHAADAAVAPPKPDARADAALAGAIRDGFVSRGPATVEGVTERDDVQKTCSQYADRSTVPAEVAARLQDAQLKTIRYPQDGKWLGDWKAGEQIAQSGRGMQFSDPAGTVNGANCYACHRLSKDEVSYGTIGPSLYQYGKLRGDSEAILRYTWGKIYNSNAYAACSSMPRFGHKGILTEQQIRDVMALLLDPASPVNQ; translated from the coding sequence ATGAGGCCGCGCATGTTCCGATCGACCCTCATCCTCGCCCTGGCCTGCGTGGCCGGCACGGCACACGCGGCGGACGCCGCCGTCGCCCCGCCCAAGCCCGACGCGCGTGCCGATGCCGCGCTCGCCGGGGCGATCCGCGACGGCTTCGTCTCCAGGGGCCCGGCCACGGTGGAAGGCGTGACCGAGCGCGACGACGTGCAGAAGACCTGCAGCCAGTACGCCGACCGCAGCACCGTGCCCGCCGAGGTGGCCGCCCGGCTGCAGGACGCCCAGCTCAAGACCATCCGCTACCCGCAGGACGGCAAGTGGCTCGGCGACTGGAAGGCCGGCGAGCAGATCGCCCAGAGCGGCCGCGGCATGCAGTTCTCCGATCCGGCCGGTACCGTCAACGGCGCCAACTGCTATGCCTGCCACCGGCTGTCGAAAGACGAAGTGTCGTACGGCACCATCGGCCCGTCGCTGTACCAGTACGGCAAGCTGCGCGGCGATTCGGAGGCGATCCTGCGCTACACCTGGGGCAAGATCTACAACTCCAACGCGTACGCGGCGTGCTCCAGCATGCCGCGCTTCGGGCACAAGGGCATCCTGACCGAGCAGCAGATCCGCGATGTGATGGCGCTGCTGCTCGACCCGGCCTCGCCGGTCAACCAGTAG